The genomic window GCCGCAAAGTGGGCGCTGTAATAAATCTTGCGGCCATCGGGGCGCGCCCCGATCAAGCCCGCATGGCTCAGCTCTTTGAGGTGAAAGGAAAGCGGTGACGCGGCAATGCCCAGCGTCTCGGCGATGCCACCGGGCGTGAGCCCGTCGGGCCCTGCCTGCACCAGCATGCGAAAGACCGCCAGGCGGGTCTCATGGGCCAACGCCGCCAGGGCTTTCACCGTTTCAGCAGATGTCATGGGCATGCTCAATCATTTTAATATTCATTGAATTATAGTATCAACGAAATGAAAGATGGCATGCTGCCCGCTGCTGCACAACAGTCCCAGGGTCAAGCGTGTTGCTGCGCCC from Rhodoferax sp. AJA081-3 includes these protein-coding regions:
- a CDS encoding helix-turn-helix transcriptional regulator, producing the protein MTSAETVKALAALAHETRLAVFRMLVQAGPDGLTPGGIAETLGIAASPLSFHLKELSHAGLIGARPDGRKIYYSAHFAAMNDLIAYLTANCCGGQACEANQPADVCCTP